The nucleotide sequence TGGCTGGCCTCGACGATGAGCGCGCGCGCGTGGAGCTCCGGTCGGCCGGAGGCGCTCGCCACCTCCACCACGCGCCGCGTCCAATCCCAGGCCTCCTCGGTTCGTCCTTGAGCCAGGAGGATGGCGCGCAGGTTGATGGCCGCCAGCACCTCGCCCTCCGCATCCTGGAGCCGGCGGAACGTCTGCGCCGCGCGAAGATAGGGACCCTCCGCCTCCTTGCCGCTGGACAGCATCCCGACATGCCCGAGCACCAGGGGCAGCCAGCCATGCTCCGGGTGACGCTCCATCAAGGCCGTCAGCTCGCGCACCACAGCGTCACGAGCGGAAGTGACCTGGGCACACTGGTAGAAGCACATCGCCGCCTCGCGGCCCTCTGGCTGCGAGGCGAAGCGCGCCCGGCACGACTCGAGCGAAGGAGGCTGGGGGCGGCCTGACGCAGCGGAGAAGGCCAGGGCCGGACACACCGAGAGAATGGCCCCCATCAGGAAGGAGAGGAGCCTGCTATTGCTGCATTCGGACCGGTGCGTCCGGAGCGGCACGTCAGCGAGTGGGAGGAGGCGGCGGGTCGACGGGCTCGCACTTGAGCGTCACCGGCCCGGGGGGAGGAGGCGGAGGCCTGGGCATCGGAACCAGCTCGAAATAGCAAACGAGGGCTCCAGTCCAGGAGGCAGGCTCCACAATGGACCAACGCTCCACCGTCACCGCCGCCGCGGAGAGGGTTTCCGCGCTCACCGTGGCGATGGCGCGCGCGAACACCGGGGCCTCGGAGGGGGTCCGGTAGGTCAGGCGCAGGGGCGTCTCCTGGTCCACCCCCCCCGTGGTCTCCGCGACGACGACACCGGAGTGGTCGAGGAGCTGGAGGGTCACGATCTGGCTTTGGCCCGTGCGGACGCCCGTCTCCACCACCGAGGCCACCACCAGGTCGCGCGGCTCTCCGTAGCTGAAGGCCGTCTTCACCGCGCGGGTGACGGGGACCGACTGGCTCCAGGCCTGCCCTGCCCCACCGGCCACTCCCATCAGGAGCGCCACCAGTCCTGCTCGCATCCACCGCCGTGTCTTCATGCCCAGCTCCGTTCTCATGAGGTCGCCCTTGGACTTCGGACCGCGCGCTTCACTCCAACCGGTTGACGAACGTGGCGCCGCGAAGCACCTGCCCGTCCGGCAACCGCGCTTCCACCTGCCACAGCAACGTCGTTCCCGGTTGCAACGGCGCCAGCACCTCGGCGGGCACCCGGTACTCACGCGTCTCCAGCGAGTCCACGCGGTGGACCCAACTCAGGTCCTCCGTGGACAACCGCACCGACCAACGGGTTCCCTCGGGACCGCCGCTCCAGCGCAGCACACAGGCGTCGCGCTTGAGAGGCACCGCCTCTGGCACCTGGGAGACGACCGCCGCCGTATCGCCGCCACGCAGCCGCGGCACTTCGGGCTCATCCCGCATCACCACGCCCACGACGATGAGGGCCAGGGCCGCGGTCGCCGCCACGCCCCACAAGGGCTGGCTCCACGCGAAGCGGAAGCGGCGCTTCTGCCGCGCGTCACCGTCTCGGCGCCGGGTGCGCGAACTGTCCGCCAGGGGCTCCACGGGAGGCGCGGCCTCCGCGGCGGAGCGCGTCAGTTCATTCGCGAGCCGCCAGGCCGCCGCCCAGGCCGGGTCCGCCGCCACACGCTCGACGACCGCGCGGCGCTCCTCGGCGGGCAGCTCGCCGCTCACCGCGCGCCAGACGAGGTCCGCATCCACCGGCGCCTCCGCGCGCTCCACCGGGTCCTCGGCACGCACGGCGGCGCGCAGACGTTCGACGGTGGCATCATCGGGCTTCGTCTCGTCGCGTCCTCGCTCGCTCACGGCTCGAATCCCTTCGTGGAGAGGCACAGGCGCAGCGCGGCCAGGCCGCGGTAGATGAGGTTCTCGGTGCGCTTGTCGTCCCAGCCCAACAGCCGCGCGGACTCCGGCACGCTGTGGCCTTGCAGGAACAGCGTCACCGCCAGCCGGCGGTCTTGCACCAGCTTGCGCAGGCAGTCGCGCACGGCCTGGGCAATCTGGGAGCCGCCCGCGGCCTTCTCCGGGTCGCCCGATGCCACCGGCGGCTCGGGCAGCGACTCCACCTCTTCCAGTTGGACCTCACGGCGGCGTGACACGTTGCGCAACTCGTCCACCAGCGCCGTGTATGCGACGCGGTACAGATAGGCGGAGGTCAACCGGCTGCGGTCCGGCTCGCGCCGCTGCAGCTCCATGACGCGCATCATGGCCGTCTGCACCAGGTCATCGCGGCGATCGGCCATCCGGGGCGGACACACCCGGGCCACCGCACGGGCCAGGTCCTCTCGCAGCCGCTCCAGCACGTCCGAGGGGAGAGAGACCATGGCCTGTGCCGGCCTGTGTCGAGGCTCCACGTGGAAGTTCCTCCGAGGTGCATTCATGGTCATCGAAAGGTCCCTCCCGCGGCAAGTGAGGTGGCAAACATGAGGCGCCCCCTGGAAGGCGATGCACTCCGCGATTCAGGGAGGCCGGACGACTACGGCAGGGCTGCATCCCAGACGATGATGCGCAGCCGCATGTCGGCGTCGGTGAGTCGCATCCGGCGCATGGCGGAGTCGGGTCCCCAAGTAAGCGTGGCATTGGAACGGGCCGTCGTGGGCGTCTTGCCACCCGAACGGAGGGCGGGATTTTTTACCCTCACTTCACCCGTACGATTTCCGGCGAGGGCGTCAGGGTCGGGCGCTACGGCAAGGCCCGGTGGTATCGCCTGGAGTGGCAAACCCACCGGGCCGCGGCCCCGCCATGCGCACCGGCACCAACAGGGGCTTCTGACGCGGACAGCCCGGCGAGGAGGACGAAGACCGCTGCTCGCGAGGCAGCGGCCTCCGTCACTGGTTGGCCAGCGCCGTTCGCAGGCTGTCGAGCAGGTAGG is from Myxococcus virescens and encodes:
- a CDS encoding RNA polymerase sigma factor, which gives rise to MVSLPSDVLERLREDLARAVARVCPPRMADRRDDLVQTAMMRVMELQRREPDRSRLTSAYLYRVAYTALVDELRNVSRRREVQLEEVESLPEPPVASGDPEKAAGGSQIAQAVRDCLRKLVQDRRLAVTLFLQGHSVPESARLLGWDDKRTENLIYRGLAALRLCLSTKGFEP